From the genome of Papaver somniferum cultivar HN1 chromosome 2, ASM357369v1, whole genome shotgun sequence, one region includes:
- the LOC113347783 gene encoding pre-rRNA-processing protein ESF2-like isoform X1 has translation MYDEEQPDESDDSLPGLGNADDVIIPNDEKQKKKRKKILLEEAKKARNRGVCYLSRIPPQMDPVKLRQVLSQHGEIDRIYLVPETKQQLPQQVNRKKAGDFRGQGYEEGWVEFTNKRVAKRVAHMLNGEQMGGRKKSSFFYDIWNIKYLSKFKWEDLTEEIAYKHALQQQKLVMVNSAAKKEKEIYMDKVDKSNGLNAIEERRKKKQKIQEQGSAEQQEPKVIRHFRQTRPVKDDSAQPKSQMSRNVLAGLFCGK, from the exons ATGTATGATGAAGAGCAGCCAGATGAAAGTGACGATAGTCTTCCTGGGTTAGGAAATGCAGATGATGTAATTATACCAAATGATGAGAAACAGAAAAAGAAACGGAAGAAAATCTTGTTAGAAGAAGCTAAGAAGGCACGGAATCGTGGAGTTTGTTATTTGAGTAGGATACCACCACAAATGGACCCGGTGAAGCTACGTCAAGTTCTTTCGCAGCATGGTGAGATTGACAGGATTTATCTTGTGCCTGAAACTAAGCAGCAGTTACCTCAGCAAGTAAATCGCAAGAAAGCTGGTGATTTTCGTGGTCAAGGCTATGAAGAAGG GTGGGTTGAATTTACAAATAAAAGGGTTGCGAAGAGAGTTGCTCATATGTTAAATGGGGAACAGATGG GTGGGAGGAAAAAGTCATCCTTCTTTTATGACATTTGGAATATCAAATATCTGAGTAAATTCAAGTGGGAAGATCTTACTGAAGAAATTG CTTACAAGCATGCTCTTCAACAGCAGAAGTTAGTTATGGTAAATTCTGCTGccaagaaagaaaaggaaatctaCATGGATAAGGTTGATAAATCTAATGGTCTAAATGCCatagaagaaaggaggaagaag AAGCAGAAGATCCAAGAACAAGGCTCAGCAGAGCAACAAGAACCAAAAGTAATTCGTCATTTCCGACAAACAAGGCCAGTTAAAGATGATTCAGCCCAGCCCAAATCTCAGATGTCTAGAAATGTCTTGGCCGGA CTATTCTGTGGAAAATGA
- the LOC113347783 gene encoding pre-rRNA-processing protein ESF2-like isoform X2, which translates to MDPVKLRQVLSQHGEIDRIYLVPETKQQLPQQVNRKKAGDFRGQGYEEGWVEFTNKRVAKRVAHMLNGEQMGGRKKSSFFYDIWNIKYLSKFKWEDLTEEIAYKHALQQQKLVMVNSAAKKEKEIYMDKVDKSNGLNAIEERRKKKQKIQEQGSAEQQEPKVIRHFRQTRPVKDDSAQPKSQMSRNVLAGLFCGK; encoded by the exons ATGGACCCGGTGAAGCTACGTCAAGTTCTTTCGCAGCATGGTGAGATTGACAGGATTTATCTTGTGCCTGAAACTAAGCAGCAGTTACCTCAGCAAGTAAATCGCAAGAAAGCTGGTGATTTTCGTGGTCAAGGCTATGAAGAAGG GTGGGTTGAATTTACAAATAAAAGGGTTGCGAAGAGAGTTGCTCATATGTTAAATGGGGAACAGATGG GTGGGAGGAAAAAGTCATCCTTCTTTTATGACATTTGGAATATCAAATATCTGAGTAAATTCAAGTGGGAAGATCTTACTGAAGAAATTG CTTACAAGCATGCTCTTCAACAGCAGAAGTTAGTTATGGTAAATTCTGCTGccaagaaagaaaaggaaatctaCATGGATAAGGTTGATAAATCTAATGGTCTAAATGCCatagaagaaaggaggaagaag AAGCAGAAGATCCAAGAACAAGGCTCAGCAGAGCAACAAGAACCAAAAGTAATTCGTCATTTCCGACAAACAAGGCCAGTTAAAGATGATTCAGCCCAGCCCAAATCTCAGATGTCTAGAAATGTCTTGGCCGGA CTATTCTGTGGAAAATGA
- the LOC113347784 gene encoding uncharacterized protein LOC113347784 → MGVDLMEIGVHLRKFLILSIRISYRSTHKHPLIVGFVLFSLLLYRFLPFLFVFLVSSSPVLVCTFALLGTLLNYGQHPHVPQIDEEQEEDDENTRKQTHHDHEISSLKTGVFPSDLVVQKDDEVAAVEDDEEEEEEEEEEEEEKKDAVFSLSRGFDDGLITEKISLIDSTHIQYQLVEEEREFFNQEKREFYDVQKREFHELKPLIEVDYSVKDDDVQEVASTSYARSTDIEPLINLEEGNHTHGLLPPNLGESSGSNQDSLLLWKKIKDRDDDDDDDDESYNSDSDGAESSSPDASITDIMPMLDELHPLLDAETPRRDAHVSSLDDEFTAASDRSHGSNDDHVESGEEDEHHEDEEDDDEEEDEEEGQSETPDAEAKAVLKWTEDDEKNLMDLGNSELERNQRLESLIARRRARKNFRMIESEKNMIDLDFSGPPFEISPISTARRNPFDLHYDSYMGLGLPPMPGSAPSVMIPRRNPFDLPYDDPLEERPDLTGGNFGEEFMTAHEKDMHYRRCESFNMGAFFFNDRRQDKHHVSKFRPYFVTEQMASEGVGYSRFSRQISEASESKMSFASETESHSTIANQEDISSLVEEKISSHQEDISNLVEEQQISSHERELSPSVEDTPGRMKLESELWKEDHLDSESDKEGKDEVDLIKVEDETDESKTTHGTQSRFYSEFLALEEHLTSYVHVNQEVGEEQHHTRSSSLSSSGVREKIKENSEDEESSHGTQSSYVHVDQDMGEHQQHTRSNSHSSSDMHEKIFDVNVDEELSGLDLARGEVHEHSSSFMQSTVVDSDPVEGEDYRHPEAPVYDLSPSASKRNMSDMMSFEETVSYKDNMVFASTSSVSSDMHVEVPEPVAVEGITLLADKEASVQIGSPRKLMTPGYEKSWEPSAELCVIDENEPEKEGLPCEEASFPSSSFHPKIAAEVLQSDKDEKVDTLDLPYSDEMSSRDIALSELKDQLVQPSSSVHQENSEGISILSDISAMEDGAIQEVGGPLVDEHQEDDVSNLPTFLSAPTSPPSEFVQEVGGPVVGEHQEDDLSNLPTLLPAPTSPPSEFVGYQQHQMVFEDDSPDGTQYESKFDFNQESIGYHEANEEFDNEEPAGIEEIDEEFLTELDAVGDFSFEEKTTDANQHYEHLGTNEYETLAGLQVLESKSSSEGAEDKFEALRPASVDDIDSGFEQFPERVTEEIEVLSAESIKQPHIEPISELREDENAEFELNIKDKSLTDLNLELPVLEARSIEDIDSAFRHLREKEAEKSFVLDPEFEESVLEEAEVESTESCKQRDETQTEGIQSEHVEFELPTQEQILTSASMDFTVLEARSLEDIDSAFKQLQEGEAKKSVLPEILDDSLQEEAKHEPARSSKEPDHEPILKGTEDEQAVFALPAEEPWLTNSNLESPILEARSFEDFDAVLEQLHEGEDAGTSIVDEPVLKESKVASSESFDHVLEDPILKAMEDEQAVSTLFVVEPELIKSDLESPILEARSSEDIDAVLEQLHEGDDAETSIVDEPVLQESVVASDESFKHVLDEPLLTEAEDGQGELTLHTQERHLSDTDLEHLVIEARSVGNVDAVLEQIHDNFETFIIDEPELKESAVVSTKSLDHVLDEPLLMETEDGLGELKLQTQEQHMAEIDLELPVIEAKSVEDLNAVLKQLHEGDNSEASIVNKPVFKESTASDHMLDEPLLIETKDELGELTPYTQERHLAETDLELPVIEARFIEDVDAVLKQLHKGDNSETFIANEPELKGSAVPSAESFDHMLDDPLLLETKDMQGELTLHTQEQHLTETDLELPVIEARSIEDVDAVLKQLRGGDNSEALILNKPVSEESTVACAKSSDHGLDEPQLMETEDGQGELTHLKLE, encoded by the exons ATGGGTGTTGATTTAATGGAGATAGGAGTTCATTTGAGGAAGTTTTTGATCCTTTCAATAAGAATTTCATATAGATCTACACACAAACATCCATTGATTGTGGGTTTTGTTTTATTCTCTTTATTATTGTATAGATTTCTTCCTTTTCTGTttgttttcttggtttcttcttctcctgttcttgtttGTACTTTTGCTCTTCTTGGTACTTTGTTGAATTATGGGCAACATCCACATGTACCCCAAATagatgaagaacaagaagaagatgatgaaaatacTAGAAAACAAACACACCATGATCATGAAATTTCTTCTCTCAAAACTGGCGTTTTtccaagtgatcttgttgttcaGAAAGATGATGAAGTAGCAGcagtagaagatgatgaagaagaagaagaagaagaagaagaagaagaagaagaaaagaaggatgcAGTCTTCTCATTGAGTAGAGGATTTGATGATGGGTTGATCACTGAAAAGATTAGTTTGATTGACTCTACTCATATCCAGTACCAATTGGTGGAAGAGGAGAGGGAATTCTTTAATCAAGAAAAGAGGGAATTTTATGATGTCCAGAAGAGGGAGTTCCACGAATTGAAACCGCTTATCGAAGTTGATTATTCAGTCAAAGATGATGATGTTCAAGAAGTTGCATCCACTTCTTATGCCAGAAGCACAGATATCGAGCCTCTCATTAATTTGGAGGAAGGTAATCATACTCATGGGCTACTGCCACCAAATTTGGGAGAATCATCTGGTTCTAATCAAGATTCTTTGTTACTGTGGAAGAAGATTAAAGACCGTGACGAtgacgatgacgatgatgatgaatcttaCAATTCAGATTCTGATGGTGCAGAGAGTTCGTCTCCTGATGCGTCAATTACAGATATTATGCCGATGCTAGATGAACTCCATCCTTTACTTGATGCTGAAACACCTCGTCGTGATGCTCATGTATCGTCTTTAGATGATGAGTTTACTGCTGCTTCTGATAGATCCCACGGCTCGAATGATGATCACGTTGAATCAGGTGAGGAGGACGAGCaccatgaagatgaagaagacgatgatgaagaagaagatgaagaagaagggcaGTCTGAGACCCCCGACGCTGAAGCTAAAGCTGTGCTAAAATGgactgaagatgatgaaaagaatCTCATGGATCTTGGCAACTCTGAGCTGGAAAGAAATCAGCGGTTGGAGAGTCTCATCGCAAGACGAAGAGCTAGGAAGAACTTCAGAATGATTGAATCAGAGAAGAATATGATAGATTTAGACTTCAGTGGACCGCCATTTGAAATTTCACCAATTTCCACGGCGAGGCGCAACCCAtttgatcttcactatgattcTTATATGGGACTTGGCTTACCTCCTATGCCTGGTTCAGCTCCTTCTGTTATGATACCACGAAGAAATCCCTTTGATCTTCCTTATGATGACCCACTTGAAGAAAGACCTGATTTAACTGGAGGCAACTTTGGCGAAGAGTTCATGACTGCTCATGAGAAGGATATGCACTACAGAAGGTGTGAGAGCTTCAACATGGGAGCTTTTTTCTTTAACGATCGCAGGCAAGACAAGCACCATGTCAGTAAGTTCAGACCTTATTTCGTAACTGAACAAATGGCATCAGAAGGGGTGGGATATTCAAGATTTAGCAGACAGATCAGTGAGGCAAGTGAGTCTAAGATGAGTTTTGCTTCCGAGACTGAATCACATTCTACAATTGCAAACCAGGAAGATATTAGTAGTCTTGTTGAAGAAAAAATATCATCTCACCAGGAAGACATTAGTAATCTTGTTGAAGAGCAGCAAATATCATCTCACGAACGCGAGCTCAGTCCTTCAGTTGAAGACACACCTGGTCGAATGAAGCTAGAAAGTGAGCTCTGGAAAGAAGATCATTTGGATTCAGAGAGTGATAAAGAAGGTAAGGATGAGGTCGATTTAATTAAGGTTGAGGATGAAACTGATGAATCCAAAACTACCCATGGAACGCAATCAAGATTCTATTCCGAATTTCTCGCTTTAGAAGAACACCTCACAAGCTATGTTCATGTGAACCAAGAAGTGGGCGAAGAGCAGCATCACACAAGGTCCAGCTCCCTCTCATCATCCGGTGTTCGTGAAAAAATCAAGGAGAATAGCGAAGATGAAGAGAGTTCTCATGGAACACAGTCAAGTTATGTTCATGTCGATCAAGATATGGGTGAACATCAACAACACACCAGGTCAAACTCCCACTCATCTTCAGATATGCATGAAAAGATCTTCGACGTGAATGTAGACGAGGAGTTATCAGGTCTGGATCTAGCAAGAGGTGAAGTCCACGAGCACTCCTCCAGCTTCATGCAATCGACAGTTGTTGATTCTGATCCGGTTGAAGGAGAAGATTATAGACATCCAGAGGCACCTGTTTATGACTTGAGCCCATCAGCGTCTAAAAGGAACATGTCTGACATGATGAGTTTTGAAGAAACAGTGAGTTATAAGGATAACATGGTTTTCGCTTCTACTTCTTCCGTGAGTTCTGACATGCATGTAGAGGTACCGGAACCCGTAGCAGTGGAAGGGATCACTTTACTCGCAGATAAGGAAGCTTCAGTGCAGATTGGTAGCCCTAGAAAATTGATGACCCCGGGGTATGAAAAATCATGGGAACCCTCAGCAGAGCTCTGTGTGATCGACGAGAATGAACCTGAAAAAGAGGGTTTACCGTGTGAAGAAGCAAGTTTTCCTTCATCGAGTTTCCATCCAAAGATAGCTGCTGAAGTTCTCCAATCTGATAAGGATGAAAAGGTTGATACCTTGGACTTACCATATTCAGATGAGATGTCATCTCGAGATATAGCTTTGTCTGAGTTAAAGGATCAACTGGTCCAGCCATCATCCAGTGTCCATCAAGAAAATTCTGAG GGAATATCTATCCTTTCTGATATTTCGGCAATGGAAGACGGTGCCATTCAGGAAGTTGGTGGGCCACTGGTCGATGAGCACCAAGAAGATGATGTCTCAAACCTCCCCACCTTCCTTTCTGCTCCTACTTCTCCCCCGTCTGAGTTTGTTCAGGAGGTTGGTGGGCCAGTGGTCGGTGAGCACCAAGAAGATGATCTCTCAAACCTCCCTACCTTGCTTCCAGCTCCAACTTCTCCCCCGTCTGAGTTTGTCGGTTATCAACAACATCAAATGGTTTTTGAAGATGACTCCCCCGATGGAACTCAATATGAAAGTAAATTTGATTTCAATCAAGAATCAATCGGGTATCATGAAGCAAACGAAGAATTTGACAATGAGGAGCCGGCCGGAATTGAAGAGATCGACGAAGAATTTCTGACCGAACTTGATGCAGTTGGTGACTTCAGTTTTGAAGAGAAGACAACCGATGCTAACCAACATTATGAACATTTGGGAACCAATGAATATGAGACACTTGCAGGCTTACAAGTTCTTGAATCCAAGTCCAGCAGCGAAGGGGCTGAAGACAAATTTGAGGCACTCAGACCTGCGAGTGTTGATGATATTGACTCTGGATTTGAGCAGTTTCCTGAGAGGGTAACGGAGGAAATTGAAGTTTTATCTGCTGAATCTATTAAACAACCCCATATTGAGCCAATATCGGAGTTAAGAGAAGATGAGAATGCTGAGTTTGAACTCAACATCAAAGACAAAAGCTTAACAGATCTTAATTTGGAGCTGCCAGTTCTTGAAGCAAGATCTATTGAAGATATTGATTCTGCATTCAGGCATCTTCGTGAGAAAGAAGCCGAGAAATCTTTTGTTCTTGATCCGGAATTCGAAGAATCTGTCTTGGAGGAAGCTGAAGTCGAGTCTACCGAGTCTTGTAAGCAGCGTGATGAGACACAAACAGAGGGAATACAAAGTGAGCATGTTGAGTTTGAATTGCCTACCCAAGAACAGATTCTAACAAGCGCTAGTATGGATTTCACAGTTCTTGAAGCAAGATCTCTTGAAGATATTGATTCTGCCTTTAAGCAACTTCAAGAGGGAGAAGCTAAAAAGTCCGTTCTTCCCGAAATCCTTGATGACTCTCTCCAGGAAGAAGCTAAACATGAACCTGCTCGTTCTTCTAAGGAACCCGACCATGAGCCAATCTTGAAGGGAACAGAAGATGAGCAAGCTGTCTTTGCATTACCCGCAGAAGAACCATGGCTGACAAATAGCAATTTGGAGTCCCCGATTCTTGAAGCAAGGTCTTTTGAAGATTTTGATGCTGTTTTGGAGCAACTCCACGAGGGAGAGGACGCGGGGACATCTATTGTTGATGAACCAGTACTGAAGGAATCTAAAGTAGCATCGTCAGAGTCTTTTGACCATGTGCTTGAGGATCCAATCTTGAAGGCAATGGAAGATGAGCAAGCTGTCTCTACACTATTTGTGGTAGAACCCGAGCTGATAAAGAGCGATTTGGAGTCCCCAATTCTTGAAGCGAGGTCTTCTGAAGATATTGATGCTGTTTTGGAGCAGCTTCATGAAGGAGACGACGCGGAGACATCTATTGTTGATGAACCAGTACTGCAGGAATCTGTAGTAGCATCTGATGAGTCTTTCAAACATGTACTTGATGAGCCACTGCTGACGGAAGCAGAAGATGGGCAGGGTGAACTGACACTGCACACACAAGAGCGACATCTGTCAGATACTGACTTGGAGCATCTAGTTATTGAAGCAAGATCTGTTGGAAATGTTGATGCTGTGTTGGAGCAGATCCACGATAACTTCGAGACATTTATTATTGATGAACCAGAATTGAAGGAATCCGCAGTAGTATCTACGAAGTCTTTGGATCATGTGCTTGATGAGCCACTGCTGATGGAAACGGAAGATGGACTGGGTGAGTTGAAACTGCAGACACAAGAGCAACATATGGCAGAAATCGATTTGGAGCTTCCAGTTATTGAAGCAAAGTCTGTTGAAGATCTTAATGCTGTCTTGAAGCAGCTTCACGAGGGAGACAACTCGGAAGCATCTATTGTTAATAAACCAGTATTCAAGGAATCTACAGCTTCTGACCACATGCTTGATGAGCCACTACTGATAGAAACAAAAGATGAGCTGGGTGAGTTGACACCGTACACACAAGAGCGACATCTTGCAGAAACCGATCTGGAGCTTCCAGTTATTGAAGCAAGATTCATTGAAGATGTTGATGCTGTCTTGAAGCAACTCCACAAGGGAGATAACTCGGAGACATTTATAGCTAATGAACCAGAATTGAAGGGATCTGCAGTACCATCAGCCGAGTCTTTTGACCATATGCTTGATGACCCACTGCTGCTGGAAACAAAAGATATGCAGGGTGAGTTGACACTGCATACACAGGAGCAACATCTGACAGAAACCGACTTGGAGCTTCCAGTTATTGAAGCAAGATCTATTGAAGATGTTGATGCTGTCTTGAAGCAGCTCCGCGGAGGAGATAATTCGGAGGCATTGATTCTTAATAAACCAGTGTCGGAGGAATCTACAGTAGCATGCGCCAAATCTTCTGACCATGGGCTTGATGAGCCACAGTTGATGGAAACAGAAGATGGGCAGGGTGAGTTGACACATCTAAAACTAGAGTGA